The Trichoderma breve strain T069 chromosome 2, whole genome shotgun sequence DNA segment GACCCCTAATCTATAGGAAAGAATGACCTGCTCTTATCCCAAGACGATGTTTCGAGCCTCCTCCCCTTTTTGGTTTTGATTTCTTGGAGCGTTTCCGtctttcttgttcttcaagTCGTTTAGATGCGATTGCGGCGTCAGTTGGAAGATCTTTCTGGTCAACTCAAACCCCTAGCCGACTTTTCACCCCTTGCTCGGTCTTTTGTTGACtgagaataaaaaaggaaaatttCCGCAGGCTGAGGAGCTGCGTTCCATAGATCAAGGCTGATTATATAAGATTAGACTGTACATCTACACCCGGAAACGAAGAGATTTCAACCAAACGCCTCCCGCTATGACGGCAATGCTGCAGATCGGGCTGTTGAATTTTTgctgaaaagggaaaataaaagagacTGAAGGAAATTTTTGGTGTGTGGTATCTCAGAGAGTGACATCAAGAACCAGGCTGACGTCGGCAACGTTGGGGCCAGCGAGGTCTTCAAGGACGGGTATAAGGTCGAGCAGCTCGTTGTCATGCGCGTCGGAAAACCAGCTGCTGATTGGAACAGCGTGCTGGGGGTGGAATATGTAGGAGGTTGGCGAgttgtcgatgatgatggtgtccTTCAAATCTCGCCCAACTTGTGAAAGGTCCTTGACATAGTTTCCTTGGTGGTTGTAGCAGCTCTCTCGGAATagacgatgatgaacaaCATTGTGTATATCTAATTGGTCTAGCAGAGGATCGCCATACTGTTCACACACGTATACGTTAGCACAGTCATTTTCCACTGAAGAAGCTCTGCTTACCTTTGAGACTGATGCCGTAAAGACCACTACTTCGTAAAGTTCTCCAACTCTCTTCATAAACTCGTCTACACCAGGTCGCTTAATGACATACACGTTATGATAATTGCCTTCAATTTCAACCGGTATTGTGAAGTCCGCTTGATGAAGAATCTGGCACTTTGGTTAGCTTTCcgattctttcttcttctagtatTAACCGGCTCGAAATTGGAGAACAAACCTTGAATGAACTGTGGACCAAGGTTTCATCGAGGTCCAAAACTAGacattttcttcctttgagTTCAGGGGTAATGGGGGGTAATAGCCATTTTTGAGGCTCTGGTGCTGAAGGGCCCTCATCTGTGAGAGGAAGCGCCGTAGTCACTAGGGGACTTGGGCCAGGGccaggcggaggaggagggagcgCGACTTCGTGAGCCTCTTGTCGTACTACCTCAGGCTGCACTTCATGGGCCTCTTCCACCGCAGGCACATCTCGCATCTCCACGTCGTCAACTACCTCTTCAATTTCTCGAACCTCCTCGTTCGGTTCAGGCAGAGGGCTCGGAGGGTCGACTGTAACGGCGGGGGCGACATGTTTCGCTTCCTGGGTCGTTTGTTCCTCCAACTTGGTCTGGTCCTGAGCGCTGCTCGACGAGATACCATGGTCCTTGCCCTGGGGTGCGGTGGTTGCCGGAACGGGGGGCTTTTCGTTGCTCTGCTTCGCCGGCGTCTGGTCTTGAGGCGTGTGTGTTCTTGACTTGGCTGTTGTCGGTCGAGGGGGCAATTTATCCAGTTTGTGAATCCCCTGAGGCGAGTCGACGGCGTTCGCCGAGTCGGGCACGACGCAGCATCCTAACAGAGCCAGGAACCCactgctcttcttcctctttcgtTTCTGCTCGCTTGCGGACGGAGAGCTGGGCTGGGAAATGTCGGCTGTGCGAGCAGGTTCAGCCTCGCCACTGGAGCTGCCGTTTCGCTGTCTATCCAAAAAGCTGCCCTTGGATTCTCTGGACCTGCTGCCGATACTGCTTCGTGGATCGGTGATGGTAGCCCCGCTCAAGCCAGTCGTAGTCGGCGAAGATTGGTTCCGCTGCTGAGATGACGATCGCGACGGCACCTTGAGGAGCCCTCGGCCCTTACTGGAGCTCTCCCCATCCTCCGGCAACAGCAtatccttctccttgccggACCCGGAACTAAGCGGGATATTGTCCTGCTTAAAGTCGACGACCGCGGTCGTTGCCACG contains these protein-coding regions:
- a CDS encoding NLI interacting factor-like phosphatase domain-containing protein, coding for MSETAVATTAVVDFKQDNIPLSSGSGKEKDMLLPEDGESSSKGRGLLKVPSRSSSQQRNQSSPTTTGLSGATITDPRSSIGSRSRESKGSFLDRQRNGSSSGEAEPARTADISQPSSPSASEQKRKRKKSSGFLALLGCCVVPDSANAVDSPQGIHKLDKLPPRPTTAKSRTHTPQDQTPAKQSNEKPPVPATTAPQGKDHGISSSSAQDQTKLEEQTTQEAKHVAPAVTVDPPSPLPEPNEEVREIEEVVDDVEMRDVPAVEEAHEVQPEVVRQEAHEVALPPPPPGPGPSPLVTTALPLTDEGPSAPEPQKWLLPPITPELKGRKCLVLDLDETLVHSSFKILHQADFTIPVEIEGNYHNVYVIKRPGVDEFMKRVGELYEVVVFTASVSKYGDPLLDQLDIHNVVHHRLFRESCYNHQGNYVKDLSQVGRDLKDTIIIDNSPTSYIFHPQHAVPISSWFSDAHDNELLDLIPVLEDLAGPNVADVSLVLDVTL